One segment of Streptomyces sp. NA02950 DNA contains the following:
- a CDS encoding TIGR02680 family protein, whose product MTTAPSAASTPLPEPARSRWQPLRAGLTDIFYYDAEEFRFHDGRLLLRGNNGTGKSKVLALTLPFLLDGELAAHRVEPDGDRAKRMEWNLLLGGRHPHDERTGYTWLEFGRIGEDGRAQYRTVGCGLKAVKGRGIAKHWFFTTSLRIGPDLPLMSASRVPFTRERLREALQGHGLVHDTAAEYRRTVDEQLFGLGQERYEALVNLLIQLRQPQLSKRPDEKLLSKALTESLPPLDPVLIGEVAEAFRGLDDERHTLGALTEASTAATAFLTHYRRYAEIAAKRQAAVLRVAHSRYEHLGRGLTEAETEHAGAEERLVSAEARLEELEDTRVALTATRDALHRSPEMDAARELEQAGKTAEALRAVADDRASAARTAQRLAGDWRRRAADAQARRDADQSAFAEANKAAQQAGEAAGIDHAPVAASLDGEEPPFPESRRTGERAIERRRQAVTGLTRLLTDAERADERVRTAQTEAARAAADAEAAQERVAEARQAVGEEAAGLLAVWRAWAAGAVELRLADPDRYIAVLEAWTDTLDGPNPAADAAAEAYRTAVSALTRQETELDAELDAARHELTGVDEETARLESGGHETPRPAYTRDPRARVDRPGAPLWRAVDFDDAVPESDRAGIEAALEAAGLLDAWIAPDGTLLDDRTHDALLLPGSAAAPGTSLTAVLRPAVDRADPQADVLDDAAVLAVLAGIGLGGGPDHHTWVAADGSYRIGALTGRWAKPAARFIGDGAREAARRARLTELAARRTELGSVIDQLDQRRRALRERATTLTAEHRAQPSDQALHEAHTRVDHEAEAARRLAERRAEAEQDAATRREEAETARHEAEEYASDTGLAATREALDRIRDAISGYAAALAALLPAATARARSAAFAADAAAEAETAAAAQAQADEAATVARRSADAAAERHRVLDDTVGASVAELHRRLAETDTAIAAREAEEKATQRARDAALTARARAEGRRSEIRTRIEEATDERDHAVTALRSFAATGLLAAALPTITVPPLDEPWAPTPAVALARTVNTELAETDESDRRWELIQQRISTEHKVLTDALGRHGHSVGMTLHDGIVIVDVVFQGRTHDVPALADSLREEVDQRDRLLSAKERELLENHLVGEVAGALQELIAAAEEQVAAMNRDLAARPTSTGMTLRLQWQPAKEAPEGLEAVRARLLRQSSDAWSPADRAQVGTFLQARIAQDREDHPGDSWADQLTRALDYRTWHAFTIQRRQDGQWKPATGPASGGERVLAASVPLFAAASSHYSSGGPHAPRLIALDEAFAGVDDDSRAKCLGLLASFDLDVVMTSEREWACYPTVPGIGIAQLSRREGIDAILVTPWCWDGVARTRHQRPAPYIPIPAQAAMTAEAPAQPPLLEDE is encoded by the coding sequence ATGACCACCGCGCCATCCGCCGCTTCCACGCCCCTGCCCGAGCCCGCCCGTAGTCGCTGGCAGCCGCTGCGCGCGGGGCTGACCGACATCTTCTACTACGACGCCGAGGAGTTCCGCTTCCACGACGGGCGGCTGCTGTTGCGCGGCAACAACGGCACGGGCAAGTCCAAAGTCCTCGCGCTCACGCTGCCGTTCCTCCTCGACGGCGAACTCGCCGCCCACCGCGTCGAGCCGGACGGCGACCGCGCCAAGCGGATGGAGTGGAACCTGCTGCTGGGCGGCAGACACCCGCACGACGAACGCACCGGTTACACCTGGCTGGAATTCGGGCGGATCGGCGAGGACGGCCGGGCTCAGTACCGAACCGTCGGCTGCGGGCTGAAGGCGGTCAAGGGGCGAGGCATCGCCAAGCACTGGTTCTTCACCACCAGCCTGCGGATAGGTCCCGACCTGCCGCTGATGTCCGCCTCCCGGGTTCCCTTCACCCGGGAACGGCTACGTGAGGCGCTGCAGGGCCACGGACTCGTCCACGACACCGCCGCCGAATACCGCAGGACCGTGGACGAACAGCTCTTCGGCCTCGGCCAGGAGCGCTACGAGGCGCTGGTCAATCTGCTCATCCAGCTGCGTCAGCCGCAACTGTCGAAGCGGCCCGACGAGAAGCTGCTGTCCAAAGCACTCACCGAGTCACTGCCACCGCTTGATCCGGTTTTGATCGGGGAGGTCGCCGAGGCGTTCCGCGGTCTGGACGACGAACGACACACGCTCGGCGCGCTCACCGAGGCATCCACGGCCGCCACCGCCTTCCTCACCCACTACCGCCGTTACGCCGAGATCGCCGCCAAGCGGCAGGCCGCCGTCCTGCGCGTCGCCCACAGCCGGTACGAACACCTTGGCCGTGGTCTCACCGAGGCCGAGACCGAACACGCAGGGGCAGAAGAGCGGTTGGTATCGGCAGAAGCCCGGCTGGAAGAGCTGGAGGACACCCGGGTGGCGCTGACCGCCACCCGGGACGCACTGCATCGCAGCCCCGAGATGGACGCCGCCCGCGAGCTGGAACAAGCCGGCAAGACAGCCGAGGCGCTGCGCGCGGTCGCCGATGACCGCGCCTCCGCCGCCCGGACCGCCCAGCGGCTCGCCGGCGACTGGCGGCGCCGGGCCGCCGACGCGCAAGCTCGCAGGGATGCCGACCAGTCGGCGTTCGCCGAAGCCAACAAAGCGGCTCAACAAGCCGGCGAGGCTGCCGGAATCGATCATGCCCCGGTGGCCGCGTCGTTGGACGGCGAGGAACCCCCGTTTCCGGAGTCCCGTAGGACGGGCGAGCGCGCCATTGAGCGGCGCCGCCAGGCCGTCACCGGTCTGACCCGGCTGCTCACCGACGCCGAACGAGCCGACGAGCGGGTGCGTACGGCACAGACCGAAGCCGCCCGTGCGGCCGCGGATGCGGAAGCCGCGCAGGAGCGTGTAGCCGAAGCCCGGCAGGCCGTCGGTGAAGAGGCAGCCGGTCTCCTCGCGGTGTGGCGCGCGTGGGCTGCGGGAGCGGTCGAACTGCGCCTGGCTGATCCCGACCGGTACATCGCAGTCTTGGAAGCGTGGACGGACACCCTGGACGGCCCGAATCCGGCCGCCGACGCCGCCGCCGAGGCCTACCGCACGGCGGTCAGCGCGCTCACCCGGCAGGAGACGGAGCTCGACGCCGAGCTCGACGCCGCACGGCATGAACTCACGGGGGTTGACGAGGAGACCGCCCGCCTGGAGTCCGGCGGCCATGAAACCCCGCGCCCGGCGTACACCCGGGATCCGCGTGCCCGCGTCGACCGTCCCGGCGCGCCGCTGTGGCGGGCCGTCGACTTCGACGACGCCGTTCCGGAGTCCGATCGCGCCGGGATCGAGGCAGCCCTGGAGGCCGCCGGACTGCTGGACGCCTGGATCGCGCCCGACGGCACCCTGCTCGACGACCGCACCCACGACGCGCTGCTGCTGCCGGGCTCCGCTGCCGCCCCGGGCACCAGCCTGACCGCCGTACTTCGCCCTGCCGTGGACCGGGCAGACCCGCAGGCCGATGTGCTGGACGACGCTGCTGTGCTTGCCGTCCTGGCCGGGATCGGCCTCGGCGGGGGCCCGGACCACCACACCTGGGTCGCCGCTGACGGGAGCTATCGGATCGGCGCCCTCACCGGGCGCTGGGCCAAGCCGGCCGCCCGCTTCATCGGTGACGGCGCCCGGGAAGCGGCCCGCCGCGCCCGCCTCACCGAACTAGCCGCCAGGCGCACTGAACTCGGATCAGTGATCGACCAGTTGGACCAGCGGCGCCGCGCCCTGCGGGAACGGGCCACGACCCTCACCGCAGAACACCGTGCCCAGCCCTCCGACCAGGCGCTGCACGAGGCGCATACCCGCGTCGACCACGAGGCCGAGGCCGCCCGCCGCCTGGCGGAGCGTCGGGCGGAGGCCGAGCAGGACGCAGCCACGCGCCGGGAAGAAGCCGAGACAGCGCGCCACGAGGCCGAGGAGTACGCCTCGGACACCGGACTGGCCGCCACCCGCGAGGCACTGGACCGGATCCGCGACGCGATCTCCGGCTACGCGGCCGCCCTCGCCGCGCTCCTTCCGGCCGCCACCGCCCGGGCGCGTTCCGCCGCCTTCGCCGCCGACGCTGCCGCGGAGGCGGAGACCGCAGCGGCTGCACAGGCCCAGGCCGACGAGGCCGCCACTGTCGCCCGCCGCAGTGCCGACGCCGCCGCCGAGCGCCACCGGGTGCTGGACGACACCGTCGGGGCGAGCGTGGCGGAGCTCCACCGCCGACTGGCCGAAACCGACACGGCGATCGCCGCACGGGAGGCCGAGGAGAAGGCGACCCAGCGTGCTCGTGATGCCGCCTTGACCGCCCGGGCCCGGGCCGAGGGCCGCCGCAGCGAGATCCGTACCCGGATCGAGGAGGCGACCGACGAACGCGACCACGCGGTGACCGCCCTGCGCTCCTTCGCGGCCACCGGCCTGCTCGCCGCCGCGCTGCCCACCATCACCGTCCCGCCGCTGGACGAACCATGGGCACCGACACCCGCCGTCGCGCTGGCCCGCACCGTCAACACCGAACTCGCCGAAACGGACGAATCCGACCGCCGCTGGGAACTGATCCAGCAACGCATCTCCACCGAACACAAGGTGCTCACCGATGCCCTCGGCCGCCACGGCCACTCCGTCGGCATGACCCTGCACGACGGCATCGTGATCGTTGACGTGGTCTTCCAGGGGCGCACCCACGACGTTCCGGCCCTCGCCGACTCCCTGCGCGAGGAGGTCGACCAGCGCGACCGGCTGCTGTCCGCCAAGGAACGCGAACTGCTGGAGAACCACCTGGTCGGCGAGGTCGCCGGAGCCTTGCAGGAACTGATCGCCGCAGCCGAGGAGCAGGTGGCTGCGATGAACCGGGACCTGGCCGCCCGTCCCACGTCGACCGGCATGACCTTGCGCCTGCAGTGGCAGCCCGCCAAGGAAGCCCCCGAGGGTCTGGAGGCCGTACGGGCCAGGCTGCTGCGGCAGTCCTCCGATGCCTGGTCGCCGGCCGACCGTGCCCAGGTGGGCACGTTCCTGCAGGCCCGCATCGCCCAGGACCGCGAGGACCACCCCGGGGACTCCTGGGCCGACCAGCTCACCCGCGCCCTGGACTACCGCACCTGGCACGCTTTCACCATCCAGCGCCGGCAGGACGGCCAGTGGAAGCCGGCAACCGGCCCCGCTTCCGGTGGCGAGCGGGTGCTCGCCGCCTCGGTCCCGCTCTTCGCCGCGGCCTCCTCGCACTACTCCTCCGGCGGCCCGCACGCCCCGCGGCTGATCGCCCTGGACGAGGCGTTCGCCGGTGTGGACGACGACTCCCGCGCCAAGTGCCTTGGCCTGCTTGCCTCGTTCGACCTCGACGTGGTGATGACCAGCGAACGCGAGTGGGCCTGTTACCCCACCGTGCCCGGCATCGGAATCGCCCAGCTGAGCCGGCGCGAGGGTATCGACGCCATCCTGGTCACCCCCTGGTGCTGGGACGGCGTCGCCCGCACCCGCCACCAGCGCCCCGCCCCTTACATCCCCATCCCCGCCCAGGCAGCCATGACTGCCGAGGCACCCGCGCAGCCGCCTCTCTTGGAGGACGAGTAA